The sequence TAAACTTTGTAACTTTTCAGTAACTTTGGTTACTGAAACGTGGTCATGTTACATTTCGCATGGACATTTTGCAATCAGATTGCATATAGCTTTTGCAACGCATTAATTTCCTGTTGCTGAACTGGCTGAGAATGGCACTTGTACACAACCACAAAAAAAGAACTGGTTGCTGTGGTTGCCAGGGTGGCACTGTAAAATATTCTGTTcaatttacagaaaaaaaaaataaaattcataaatCTGCTTTTaactttataaggtattgttaCTCAgaaattacagaagagcacatgatgacatgaagttcaccaatatTGGCTCGTACAGGAGCAATGACTaatcactcacacaaactctgaaCACtgtcagggtaacacatgtgaaattaaaataatgcatgaactaagctacattaaatataaaacagaacatcccagtgtacataactgatattaaaaataagaagaaacataactattccaatgaaatataatgaaatgtgatgggtcacggagggaattgtgggaatgcccgattattgtttttactataatttactgtaaaaagtacatgtactctcttgttaaacataatgtacatttttaaccattaattatacaggaaaatcatgctttttacatctaaaaaaagtaatttttacaaagactactgtattgtcttttaaaatatataaaacaattttactgcatattttacagttaatattcattaatcaattaataattttttctgtAGTATTCTGaaacagtcttttaccattaaaattacagacattctTTACAGTGTAGGGTTGCTGCTTTGCTCTTGTAAAATTCCTGGAAACCCGATCAATGAACAAAAAAATTACTGCTAGCCGTCAAACAAGCAATATtcttatatatactgtgtgtgtgtgtgtgtatatatatatatatatatatatagatatatataactGATGCTCCTTGTTTGATATGGAAATTAATGCAAAACAGCATATAAGACTTGAAATGCAGAGGGATATCTGTGTGAAActcaaattaattaacttttaaaactACATGAATCATCTGAACAGACTCAGTAAATTAATCAAACTTCCAAATTCTTTTATGAGAGCTTCATATATACCATCCAAAATTACTGATTCactaaaacaaatcaaattttcATATGAGAGAGCAGTGCTATAGCATCAGGGGTTTCCCGATATGTTCCATGAAATTAAGTCCATATCAGTTTTGaaactattcattttatttttgggtggatTGTAACCAAGCAAATTTTAAGAGGTTTAACCATAACTGTGCTGATTTCTCACTTTCATGTGACATCAAATGCAGATGTATGAAAAGatggtgtgtgtgaaaatgtcattgTTTGAAAAGACAGTAGTAGGCTGCAAAAAGGAAGTGAGTTTTGAGTCAGAGTAAAACGACACACCCAGTGCTTTCGTTTGTTTGTGGGCCATGGCTAAAGAAAGATATCTTGCATAACATGCCTCAGATTCAGTACCAATCAGAAGCCTTTATGCTAAAAATCAAACGTCAAAAGGGTTTCAGCAGTTTATTGATGGAGTTTACAAGCAAATGTTATTTACAAAGCTAGAGCGGCATTAAATGTTTCAATGACCTAAACGCCTCATTGCTCCAGACAAAGCCAGTATTTGCTACACCAGTATGTGGAAGAGGAACAAGTAATTATAATGGAACAATTCAAAAAAAGTGCAAGCAATATGAAATGAGATCTAAAGATCTACCACTATTTAAGGGCAGaaattacagttaaaaaagtAATAGGAACGTCAAGGAACATTTCACACACATCGGTaacaaagtttaaatctttcagCATTATAATTCATTAGGACTTCATTATTTCAAAAGCAAACAACCCATTCCAAATCACAACATTTATCATTATAGGCGCATACTGCATTGAGATAACCAAACAATTTCATTTGGGGTCTAGTTTTTcacttttttctaaaaaaaactttattcacATGTATTCAAGACTTAAACACAGTAACTGAACATGATAAACTGCTCAGATAACAATAttactataaacaaatgaatgtcAAGTTAGGAAATCCAAGATAAGAAAACTTATATTGCTTATATCACATTCAAAAACCACTCTATGACTTAAACAACAGGCTTAAAGTCACACTTGTCTAAAATATGAGGTATACATTTTTGGCATTGAAGACGATTTTCTAATTATGGATTTCTTACCCAACACAGGTGGAATAAAACAAGTttggacataaaaaaaaaaaaaaaaaggaccacAGCAATAACCGTCAGTCTACATATACTGAGATTTTACAGACATGTAACAAACTACATAACAGTGAAAGTCAGTGCATGCTAGACAAAAGACAAATCTCAGAGTCATTTGAGGAGGTCACTTCCCAAATGCTCAGtgaaaaccaaaaaaataaaaaataaatagaacaatACATAAATAACCTGAGTGTAAAAATAAACTGCAAGCAACAAACAAGATGGATTTTGGAATAAGAAAGAAATCAAACAATTTAAGGAACATGAAAAACTGGGGAACATATTGGAACGaaaaatgacaacaaatacacCATTGGCATTATGTAACATTGTACAGATTTATCATGCTGATAAAGTGCTATAAAGCTGGACAATGGGGAGGGGTGGGCCACTTTTGGGTTTGCTCAGTAGTGTTGGGAAGAATCGGGGTGAAACTAAAGCAGGGTTGGGTCACAAATGAACGTCTCCACGACAAATGTGTTCTCAAAGTGCCGGATGCTATGACAATTCCTGGCCTCCCTCTTGTCAATGCCTGAGGAAGAAACAGAGTAAAATGTCTGTGGTTAAACAATGGCATACTTCAGGGTCAAACACTAACAGCACAAAGCATCCAGTTTTAAATCTGTAaatcaaaagacttacattttgtgcaatctggcaaccatgcactcTAGTGCGCCATTTCGGTCTattgctttcccctttgaacaaatgtatcgatctgtagtgcaatattttgctcaaggaaaagtgttatacggccactctgtgtccattcttgaggctgcttgtgatgtttggtgctactaattttgcaggtaaaccttcttagtgattaaatataaaactaaatctcggcatcattgacatgcgagcaaaagcaagccagagacgaatatgtatatgtactttttatttgtgcaatttagaaatgtgtcccgtcgcacctgtatgttaatctaactcttgcagtaatcagtCATGCACCCTGTGTTATTCAGTTATGTGCCGAAACcagaggagacccgcatcattaCCCTTTTaacatgtaaacgggtaatgttctaggagagagaagagaagaaacaccctcgcccgctttgcgacaaacataagttctataaatgtatttttttatattaaaacagacccctgatgtagagattgttaaattgaataataaattaacagggaagtagagatggtaaaatacatttataagctcagcctttatttcattttttaatgcTTGATGGAAAAGTATCTACAtatgtagagcaatataatacttcaggcaattgcagaatagtcccattagtcacagatacacttcagaaaattgagtacacaagtatttctgggcttaaaagatacaaaaaccaaaatcaatgcagaacattgtatctcaaaaggaatacaatgtggacccctatgcactacttaagccaatgtggcccctttaccaaaatagttaaaaatattaatcattACACACTatcacaaatttgtttcaggattttacatgagtaaaagtaacggttatattttgacaaaatgttagtttcatttgaaataatctaaaaaggtagaatctattagacctaattttatatcaacagtggcagttgtagttaaagtttcaagatgcgtttcagctagtatttatttttcataaatacattaatttattattattactattatttaagactagctcactgacctaaccatggtaacaaggagcctttccttctgtgtaataggtgtataaatttgtaatattaggtaacaaacaggataataatgggctcaagtaagtaaatatgctcttcaatttttaaaagggggagagaaaacgtcctgtagattttgttgttgacatcaacaacaaacataatgtcacttgatgcatgtccttgtactggaaacccatgaacaaaactatgcaacataaaatatCTTAAATAGCGCTAAAAATAGGATTCATTTTCCTATGTGTAAAACAATGTATTTGTGTCATTTGAGTAAAAACAGGACCAAGACATTTTCTGGACAGGTTTCTAAACCGAACAGGATTAATTTTAGGAGGCAACGTGTGGCCACCCGTTCCAGCGATGAAAATATGACCAGCTAGGGGGGAGACAACTTGATGGGCGCATACTAAACATTGCAAGTAACCACATCTATTTCCAATACATACATTCATTTCCTGTGCCTCCCCAGACACCATATGTCTATTGATGAGAGAGAGGAAGTCCTTATGGAGCCAAACTATGGCTCCCACATTGCACTACTGCCCACACCTCATCAGAGAAATGCCCGTCTGAGCCAACCGATAACTCAAACAGTACATCAGTGGCTGACATGCACCCCCTCATGTGTGGTTTCCTATCTGGAGATGTTCTGTGTGCTCTACAATCTTGAGTCATGCTTCCACACCCACACATTAATCACGCTGAAGATCAGTATCAGCATGCCACACACATACAACTGAAAGTAGACAGCACATACCCATATaattttaaagtgatagctcaaaatgaaaatgctgtccaaacccgtatgactttcttccatggaacacaaaaggagggagAATGgtaccattcacattcattgtatgtgAGAAAATTCAATGAAAGTGACTAGCCAACATCATTGTGTGTTCCAAAATAGAAAGTAAGTCAaaaaagtttggaacaaaatgagggtgagtaaataatgactgaatcaaatttttttattttttattttgacttcAAATACTACATTTCCTTTTTGATAAACATCACAGAAAGAGGAAGAGGATGTTTTGCATTTCTTCACGTAGAACCAATTAACACTGTATTATAACCCAATATATCTGGGCAGAtagaaggtaaaaaaaaaaatttaaaataaaaaaaaaaaagttgataacactacatgcatgcatgtacaccgatgagccaaaatattatggccaccggtCTAATATGCGTGCCGCCAAAACATCACAGACCTGCTGAGGCATGTACTTCACAAGACCCCTAAAGgtatcctgtggtatctggcacaaagacattAGTCAGATCAcaagcagatccttcaagtcctagaagttgtgaggtggagatgccgtggatcggacttgttggtccagcacaacagatgctcaattggattgagatctagggaatttggaggccagggcaacaccttgaactcttcatcatgttcctcaaaccattcctgaacaatgtgtgcagtgtgtcaGGATGCATTatactgctgaaagaggccactgccatcagggaataccattgccatgaaggggtacCTGGTCcacaacgatgtttaggtaggtggcgtgtgtcaaactgacatccacatgaatagcCAAACCCAGGGTTtatcagcagaacattgcccagagcatcacactccctccactagcttgtcgtcttcccacagtgcatcctggtgccatcacttccccaggtaagcGGCACACACATACACGGCAGGCCatgtgatctaaaagaaaacgggactaaTCGGACCAAGCGACCTTCTTCCAccgctccaaggtccagttaTGACGcttgtgcccattgtaggccctttcgacggtggacagggtTCAACATGgtcactctgaccagtctgcgtctacgcagccccatatgcagcagggtgcgatgcattcctcccgtaaccatcattataatgttctgtgacttgtgccacagtagatcttctgtcggttcggaccataCGGGATAACCTTCGTTGCCCTCGAGCACcagtgagccttgggcgcccaacaaaCGGTCaccggtttgtccctccttggaccactgctGGTGGGTACTCACCACTGcagaccaggagcaccccacaagccttgccgtttcggATATGCTCAGACcccatctggccataacaatttggcctttGTCAAAGCTGCAACActttgactacgagaactgattgttcgcttaccatctaatccaaccagaccttgacatgtggccttgttatgagatgatcaatgttattcgcttcacctgtgagtggtcagtGTTTTGGCTCATTAGGTTATGCCACTGATAAAAGCAGTAACTACTAGCATGTCTGTGTGCAGGCATCTATATGGGTTAGATAACTAGATTTTCACATATTCTGAAGGTGAAGTGTTGCTTTCTGCTGGTAATTGCCGGTGCAAAAGATGCCAGGGTGTTgttaagcggttgctagggtgttctgagtgatcgATTATTGGCCCAAATCTTATTATATTCTGGTCACTTGATCGGACTCAGGTCCCTCCTTTAATATACTTTAAGtctacaggatttttttttatacgtTTTTTTTGTCCACCAGGTAAAAGCCTGATTGCATACAAAATAATAGGACCCCTCTCTTCAAAAAGCTGCAGAATTCAAAATTTTAGGGGTTAGGGATTTGTTCCAATACTTAAACTTGAGCACCACGCATAAATAACAGGACAGCAGTTTGGAAATGAGAGCGAGTGAGATTAAATggcaagacagagagagaaagaggacatCCAAAGAAAGTGTGATGTCTTGGCATGTGCACTCACGTCTGTGGGCGCTACGGCGTCGCAGTCTGTAGGTTTGTTTTCCATAACAGAGTCTGTGGATGAAGGGTCCCAGCTGACGCATGTTCCTAACTCGCCCTGCCACCACCATCTCCTCTTGAACCATGTATGTCTGGGGCAAATATGTCCCCCGCTGTAAACACATAGGCAAATACAAATATAGTCACACAAGGCCatatagtatatacatatatataataaatcaacATTAACAAGCTATGACGAGACTAATAGATATGTGTGCACCTCCTTAACCAGCAAAGTCCTGTCAGTGTTCCCACACCCTAAAATAGCTAAAGTTTTCCCAtgattttcaaaacatttgtacTTTCTTAATAAGGATTTTTCCAGCCATTTCTAGTTTagcatagttaaaaaaaaaaaaaaaaaaattatattcattatagATGCCTTTTCCAGGCctgtaaatcacattttaaaatgacatcgTATTCTCATGCTTCAATTCAGTCCTTTCGCTCCCAGAAAAGAAAGGCTGTTCAAAGGTGTGACTCACTGACTCTCAATTAGATCTTTTGTATAAGTGTTACATAAAAACTGTTACCTTGACATTGACGAGCAGCTCCCACAGGTTCCTGGGCGGCATGACGATAGTCGTGTTGAGCTCAATGACGTAGCACTTATCCAACGCAATGTCGTGGTAAGCTGTGAGTCCCTGTGTTAATGAGAAACAACAGCTCCGTTAAGAACCAGaattagaatcagaatgagctttattgccaagtatgcttacacatacaaggaattggTGACAGAATCTTCCagtacacaaacaatacaacaagacggagataataaaaatgtttaaataaaatagaaaagtatagaaatacacaagacaaaaaaaaaaaaaaaaaaaagtacaaatacaaatctgttatatacatatagtgcaagggaatgtaatggcagaagttgatataaataaatagactAAGATGTGTATtccacataattattgctcaatggggcagatttaacggttcatgagatggatagcttCTGAAAGATGATAACTCTAAAAGAGcaagattttttaattttcagaagaaaatgagTGATGCTTGCCCTTGCAAAAGTTGCTGGaaggatgctagggtgttgtgagtggcATTGCTAGGGGTTTatttacagactggccccattcacttccattctaagtgcctcactgtaaccccgaTTTTTTTTTGTCGCTGGCAGGACGCTAGGGTGTTGTGAGAGgcattgccatgtggttgctaaggtgttccgagTGGCTGCTAGTAGagttagaccgatatatcagttttacccattaatctgtgccgatagttgcttttttttttttggatctatcggttatcggcaaaatgAACGTGCAGATAGTTTTAATCTAAATATATGCAATGAAAAGgataatttggtaaatacttgacTGAGACTTGGCTTTATTACAAGGCTCTAtagtattccaaaataagagtaAGCACCAAATATTTTTTCTGGTTATAATAGGGATTTTGTTGGCataaaaaaaactgcatctgggatttttatAATTTTGGACTCTAACAGCCTCTATATCTGTGCTCGTCATAGTACTGAAAGACtaagaaaaatgtatacattttaaaaactcagCCAATTAATTATTATCGGCCTTTTCCCACCAACTTAGTTATCAGTTGACCTCTAGTTGCTAAGGTGATCCTTGCTGGTCCAAGTCATAAGTCTCtaagatattctggtccctagatatggcttgggtccatCCATCAATTAAAATTTATGCAAGagtttttgcatattttaacaTCCACCAGGCAAATTATTATAAGTGTGGAACATGTTGAAATGTCAtacttaggggtttgttcaaaaccctaatgcaaagtatgagcaataacaAGCCCCACTAAATATGCATAGACTCTGTACCTCAGGTTATGGAGATCTAGATCTTCTAGAAAACAAAATGTCCTACAATCTAGAAGGCTGATATTCTTATAGATTTAATTGCTGCAAGGAAAGATGGCTAGACAATGTGGCATTTACTGAAACATTTGTGCCTGGCACTCTGCGCTGCATATTAAACAATGAATTAGACAGTTAACAAAAGGTTTCTTTAGATCTTCACAGTCCATCTGTGGGAGCCATGATGACTAACAACCGCTTTTGTACAGCCAAACAACTAAGAGAAAATGTGCCACAGCTAAATGAGCAGAACTTTACTAAGTGATTCAAAAAGAAGATTCCTACCCTGTGAAAGTCGTGAATGATATCAGCTGGATCACTGCTTCCGAAGTCAGGCACAGGCACACTGATCTGCTCATAGTTCTCATCCAGGTAGATACCAACTTTCTCTTCCATCTCCTGTCGTCCGAGTAATGGGGCATACAAGGGGTCTTCATACATCACCCGACAGTGGAACAAACTGTCCTCTGGGATCTGGGGAAAGGAAGAAGAGCTCTAAAATAGGACACAGAAAAGAACGTAGGAAATGACTAAGGCCATAAACCTACTTTATGCAAGTACATGTACGCAGATGCGAGCAATTGGCCAACACATGGTCTGGTTGAACATGCATAATGTACATTCTAGAGCTACTGTGGTGGTATCAAACCTCAGTACTTAAGAGGGCTATAGAATTACTTTGAGcaggagggcatggctgggccgtgatggagcacggccggcTCGGAATCAGcgagagagcgagataagggcAGCTGATGACTGTTCgggagagagacgcacgtggccgcGTTGCACATGTTGTTTTACGTTTGCATAAGTTAAATTtatcattaaagtttacgttgactgTACTGCCGGTCCCCGCCTCCTTGCATATACATTACCCGTTACCTTCCAAAAAAATACACCATTAAACTGCCTCTTTTTGAATTAAGATAAAtcgctataaatatattgacttttccTAACTTGCCCTGTaattttctcttcaaactgtttctCCGCCATGACATCAGTTCGTTAGGACAGTTcgaactgctgagaggattattggtgactccctgccctcccttcaagaactgtatacttccagagtgaggggattttttttttttaaataaaatcactcgaTAGTGTATTCTATACATACtttattttcaattacatttt comes from Xyrauchen texanus isolate HMW12.3.18 chromosome 9, RBS_HiC_50CHRs, whole genome shotgun sequence and encodes:
- the LOC127648648 gene encoding integral membrane protein 2C-like, which produces MVKISFQPVSVQKPEKENDGDKEEIQMPYSHDELVLPVCSKKSPMCGFWCIALGLVIFMSGLIMASVCLYRYYYSAQIPEDSLFHCRVMYEDPLYAPLLGRQEMEEKVGIYLDENYEQISVPVPDFGSSDPADIIHDFHRGLTAYHDIALDKCYVIELNTTIVMPPRNLWELLVNVKRGTYLPQTYMVQEEMVVAGRVRNMRQLGPFIHRLCYGKQTYRLRRRSAHRRIDKREARNCHSIRHFENTFVVETFICDPTLL